The genome window AACACCTACTACGACCAGGCCGGCGCCATCGGCCGCCGCTACCGCCGCCAGGACGAGATCGGCACCCCGTACTGCGTCTGCGTGGACTTCGAGACGAAGGAGAACGGCACGGTCACCGTGCGCGACCGCGACACGATGGAGCAGACGCGCGTCCCCATGGACGAGCTCGCCGACTACATCGGGATGCGGGTCTCCTTCGAGCGGGACTGATGCCGCTGCGCCCCGGACACGCCGCGCCCCGCGCGGGGCTGCTGGTGACCGCGGTGTGCCTATGGGCGTGCGCTGTCTTCGGGCAAACGGAGACCGCGGCGCCCGTTGACGTGGAATTCACGGCGGTCGCGGCCGACTTCTCCGCCGCGCCGAAACGCGAAAACCAGGACTTCCCCCTCGCCGACCAGAAGAACAGCGCGGGCTGGACCCGGCTGGGCGCCTTCTGGGACGAGTTTGACGGAGACACCCTGGACACGAAGAAGTGGTGGCCCAAGAACCCCACCTGGGAAGGACGGCCCCCCGGCCGCTTCGACGAGGCCAACGTCTCGGTGTCCGGCGGACAGCTCCACCTCGCCGCGCGCCCGCTGGCCGCGCCCGAAATGGTCCCCGGCGGGAAGCCGTGGACCCATGCCACCGCCGCCGTCCAAAGCCGGGAAACGGTTCTCTACGGCCATTTTGAGGTGCGGGCCAAAATGATGCCCGCCTGCATCTGCAACGCCTTCTGGTTCTACCACGCCACGCCGGAACGCTGGACGGAGCTGGACGTCTACGAGATCGGCGCGCGCGCCCCGGAAAAGCAGCGGAAGGTCCACCTCACGGCCCATGTCTTCCGCACGCCGGAGAGTCAGACCCACCGGCAGTGGTCGGACGCGCTGGACGCGCCCTTCGACCCGGCGGCGGATTTCCATGTCTACGCCCTCGACTGGACCCCGGAAAGGCTGCGGTGGCATGTGGACGGACTCCTGGTGCGCGA of Candidatus Hydrogenedentota bacterium contains these proteins:
- a CDS encoding family 16 glycosylhydrolase; this translates as MEFTAVAADFSAAPKRENQDFPLADQKNSAGWTRLGAFWDEFDGDTLDTKKWWPKNPTWEGRPPGRFDEANVSVSGGQLHLAARPLAAPEMVPGGKPWTHATAAVQSRETVLYGHFEVRAKMMPACICNAFWFYHATPERWTELDVYEIGARAPEKQRKVHLTAHVFRTPESQTHRQWSDALDAPFDPAADFHVYALDWTPERLRWHVDGLLVREGPNTHWHQPLTLNLDVEIMEEWFGPPKGGELPAVYDVDYVRAWTREASGAEKKP